In Henriciella litoralis, the genomic window CGCCATGATCGGCACGATCACTTCAGCGACATTTGCGATCCGGCGAACACCACCAAAGATCACGAAGCTGACCAGCACCGCAAGCGCGATACCAGACCACATGCGCGGCGCCCCAAAGGCGGAGTCGATCGAACTGGTCGTCGCAAAGCTCTGGAAACAGATGAACGCGAAGCCGAACGTCACCAGAAGCAGCAATGAATAGACAAAGCCGAGTACCGGCGCGCCCTTGCCGAGCTTCTTTCCGAGGCCATGCTTGATGTAATAGGCCGGCCCGCCGCGGAAGTCGCCATTCGGCTCTTTCTGCTTGTAGAGTTGGGCGATCGTACATTCGAAATAGCTGGTCGCCATGCCAACAAGGCCGACAATCCACATCCAGAAAATCGCGCCAGGTCCGCCGAGCGCCAAGGCCGCTGCGACCCCTGCGATGTTACCGCCGCCGACACGTCCGGCGACCGATAGAGCAAGGGCCTGAAAGGAGGATGGCTGGTCGGTTTCATGCTGGAATCCCTGCCCCAGCACAGAGAACATTGAGCCGAAGAGCCTGAACTGAACCCCTCTGGACCAGATCGTGAAAATCAGACCGATGGGGATCAATGCGGCAATAAGGATTTTGCCATTGATAAGATTGCTCAGGGCGTCCAGAAATTCGGGCATGTCATCCTTATCTTGTTTGTTACAGTCTGGTCATAGACAGCTGCGTCGACTGAGTAAAACTTCAAGCTCAGCGCTTGTCGCGCTCATTGTGATGACCGTGTCAGTTGTTCCCGCATCTGCACAGGCACCGGTCAAACTTGTCAATTTTACAGCGGACTGGTGCACCTCGTGTAAGGTGTTCAAACCCGTACTGGCCGTGGCGCTGGAAGATTTCACCAATAAAGACGTGGAGCTTATCACTGTAGACCTGACGCATTTGCGCTCCGGTCCAGACAGCAAGCAGGCCACAATCGAGGCCTCAAAAGCGCTGCTTCGCTTCCACAAGGCCGAATACCTCTGGGACTGGTATGGTGGATTTACCGGCATGGCCGTGATGATCGCGGCAGATACCGGCGAACCAATGAGCTGCGTTGACCGGCGCTACAGCGCAAAGCAGATCACAGACACTCTGGTGCTCTCAGGCATACTTGCGCGCAAGGCCGCGCCCGGTCGGCGGCGTCCCGATGGCCCCGATTGCCCCAAGCCGCTGCGTTGATTTGGCAACGCTCTGGCCCGATGACGCGTTGTGCGGTTCATAGAGCCTTCACCCTGCCTCATTTAGAGGCAATATGCTCGCGCACGCATTGATAGAATTTCCCGGGAAGGACTATTTTGGTCGGCCAGAACAATTTCGGATCGCCAGATGATCGACCCCCGACCTATGACGGCCGGGACCAGAGACCTGAGCGCAGGGGCTTCGGCTTTCTCGCCGGCAGGCCGATTGTCAAATATTCGCTTGTCGCGATCCTTCTGCTCGGTGTCATCGCAGCTGCTGGCGGCTGGCTCTACCTGCAAAGCCTTTATCGCGGCATCCCCGCGCTGCCGACGAATGAACAGCTTTGGGCGAAGGGCCGTGAGCAGGCCATCGAATTTGTCGACACTGAAGGTGTAACTATTGCCATTCGCGGCCCACGCTATGGCCGCGCGGTGAATATGGAAACGCTGCCGCCCCATGTGGCACAAGCCTTCATCGCCGCAGAGGATAAACGCTTCTATGAGCACAATGGCGCCGATACACGGGCAATCATTCGGGCTTTCTGGGCAAATTTGACGTCTGGCGAGACCGTGTCCGGCGCCTCGACGATTACCCAGCAGCTGATCAAGAATCTGGTCCTGACCCCGGAACAGACCCTCAAGCGCAAGGCGCAGGAAGTCCGCCTCGCGCGCGAACTTGAAAAGCGTCTCTCAAAGGATGAGATCCTCGAGCTTTATCTGAACCGGGTTTATTTCGGCGCGGGCTTCTATGGCCTTGGCGCAGCATCCCGCTTCTATTTTGGCAAAACGCCAGAGGAGCTGACGATCGGTGAGGCCTCCCTGCTGGCCACGCTGCCTCAAGCGCCATCTCGCCTCGCGCTGACCAATAATATGAGCGACGCAAAGGCCCGCCAGGCCTATGTCCTGCGAGAGATGGTCGATGCGGGCTTTATCACCCGCCAGCAATCTGAAACCGCTGCGGCAGAACAGGTCGAACTCGCTGAAGCGCCAGAACGGGATCCGCAATTTGGCTATGCGCTCGATGCCGCCACCCAGCGCATCAACCAGATCCTGCCGACGCTCCCCGGAGACCTGGTCGTCACGCTGACCATCGATTCCGAAATACAGGAAAAAATCGACGACGCCTTCGCCACACGTATGGCCGAAGAAGGCAGCAAGCAGAAAGCCACCCAGGCCGCCGGCATGCTGATGGACAAGCAGGGCCGCATCCTCGCCATGTATGGCGGCGTCGATTACAATGAAAACCAGTTCAACCGCGCAACGCAAGCGCGCCGCCAGCCGGGCTCATCCTTCAAACCCTTCGTCTACGCCACTGCCATCCGCCAGGGCCTGACCCCCTATGATGTGCGCAATGACCGCCGCACGACGATTGATGGCTGGTCGCCGCAGAACTATTCGCGCGTCTATTCCGGCCCGATGACCCTGTCGGAGGCCCTGAAGGATTCCATCAACACCGTCGCCGCACAGCTCGGCGAGGAAGTTGGGCAGGAAAACATCATCTCGCTGATTAAATCTTTCGGTGTCAGCGGCGACTTTGAACCCTTTCCGTCCATCGCGCTCGGCAGCCAGGGCATGAGCCTTCAGGACATGGTACGCGCCTATGGCGTCTTCATGACCGGCGGCACCCGGCTCGACCCCTACATTATCGAGCGGATTTCAAACTCACGCGGCGACGTCCTTTATGAGCGCCCCCAATATGAACCGGCCCGCGTCTATGACCGGCGCGATGCCGAGACAATGGTCGCCATGATGGAGCGCGTCGTGACGGACGGCACCGGCAAGCGCGCCAGGCTGGACGGCTGGGATGTCGCCGGCAAGACGGGCACCAGCCAGAGCTTCCGTGATGCGTGGTTCGTTGGCTTTACGTCCCAGCTCGTCGGCGGTGTCTGGGTTGGTAATGACGACGATACGGCCATGTCCCGCGTCACGGGCGGCGGCCTACCTGCCTCGCTTTGGCATGACATGATGGAAATCGCGCACGAGGACCGTGAGCCGACCCCTCTTGCGGGGGCTGGCACGCTCGTCACCCTGTCACCGGCCACGCAGCGCCGGATTTCCTTCTACCGCGATGTCGGTACCGCCTTTGCAGGCGTCGCCGGAGACTAGTCTCTAGCGAGCCGGCGCAAAGGAGTCGGCCTGCGCCATCTCCCATTCACGCCCCAGCGGCGTGTCCTGCGGTGCGTGCAACAGAGCGTTCGGCTCCAGCAGCTTGTAGGCGCGGTGTCCGGGCTCTGCGATATCTTCGGTAACGCGATGCATGATGTGGCGCGGCGTCAGCTGCGATGGGTGCTCACACCCCGCAGCGCCGACCACTTCCATCAGAGCGTGGATCGTATTGCGTTGGAAATTATAGACGCGCTCAGCCTTGTCGGGGACAACAAGCCCCCGCTGACGGCCCGGATCCATCGTGGTGATGCCCGTCGGGCAGGTATTGTCATGGCAATGCCTGGCCTGAATACAGCCGAGCGAGAACATGAAACCGCGCGCCGAGTTCACCCAGTCAGCGCCGAGCGCCATCGACGCTGCGATCTGGAAAGCGGAGACCTGCTTGCCCGATGCGGCGAGCTTGATGCGATCGCGCAGACCAGTGCCGACCAGCGCATTGCGCGTAAAGACCAGTCCTTGACGCAGCGGGGTCCCGATATGGTCCTGAAACTCAACAGGTGCGGCGCCGGTGCCACCCTCTGCGCCATCCACCACCATGAAGTCTGGCGCAATACCGGTCTGCATTGCCGCCTTGCAAACAGCCAGCACTTCCCAGCGATTGCCGACACAGAACTTGATACCAACCGGCTTGCCACCTGACATCTCACGCAGCTGCGCGATAAACTCGATCATCTCGAGCGGCGTTGAGAAAGCCGAGTGCGAAGGCGGCGACACGCAGGTTTCACCGACGGCAACGCCCCGTGCTTCTGAAATTTCCTCTGTCACTTTTGCGCCGGGCAAAACGCCGCCATGTCCGGGCTTTGCACCCTGGCTGAGCTTGATCTCGATCATTTTGATCTGATCGTCCTGCGCGACGTCGGCAAACCTCGCCGCGTCGAAACTGCCATCCTTCTGGCGGCAGCCGAAATATCCGCTACCGATCTCCCAGACGAGGTCACCGCCGCCGGCTTTATGGTAGCGCGAGACACCACCTTCTCCGGTGTCGTGATAAAAGCCGCCCTTCGCCGCACCGCGATTGAGAGACTCGATCGCCTTGCCGCTCAGCGCGCCAAAACTCATCGCTGAAATATTGTAGACGCTGGCTGAATAAGGTTTGGCACAATGGTCAGCGCCGACCATGACTCTCGGATCACGATCCTCGGTTTTGCGCGCTGCAATTGAGTGGGACAGCCACTCATAAGGCGGGCGATCCATATCCAGTTGCGACCCGAACGGCTCGACACTGGAGACGTCCTTTGCGCGCCTGTAAACCATGGCCCGCTGCTCATGGTCGAAAGGACGCCCCTCTGTCTCGCTTTCGACCAGATAGGCCCGGAAGAACGGTCTGAGCGCCTCCATGATCCAGCGGATACGCCCGATGATCGGGAAGTTCCGCCAAAGTGTGTGACGCGTCTGGAAGTGATCATAAAGCCCCAGCGCAAGGCACACGCCGACGATAACAAGGCCAATTGCAAACCATGCGGAGACCTGCAGCAGCCACGCAAAAACGACGAACAACAGAATGGCGAGAAGAAGGGGAATGTAACGATGCATATGAGGCGTCCGAATGATTGAGCGATCCAAACTAGACCACTTAGCCCACACCTCAATGATTCATTGCGCAATCGCCCGGTTAGGATATGCTAATCGCAAGTGCCGACGGGTGATATTGCAACCAGACCGAGATCTACATCAGCCCGCCGGGAACCTGACCATCATCGATCCGTTGATCGGACAGGATTCAGGCATCAGGATTCCATGCATGCGTATCCGGACCATTCACAAGTGCATGGATGTTGGGCCGGAGCTCTTTTGAGCTCCGGTCCTTTTTCGTTTCAACGCTGAAGTCTTCCGGCCCTAGAAGCCGTTGATCCGGGCAAACCGGTCACGGTGGAAGCTGGCAGACCCAAGCAGGGCTTCCTGAACGCGGGCCCGCTTCATGTAGAAGCCGGAATCATGATCATCGGTCATGCCGATACCGCCATGCATCTGCACCGTCTCATTCGACACCAGATGCACCGTTTCACCGGCGCGGGCCTTTGCAAGGCTGGCCAGTTCGGAAATGTCGTTGCGTTGCTCATCCACGGCCGTCAATGCCGCGCCGACGCAGGATTTGGTCAGCTCCAGCTCGGTGAACATCTTGGCAGCCCGGTGCTGCATGGACTGGAACGAACCGATCAGCTGACCGAACTGTTTGCGCGTCTGCAGATATTCATGCGTCAGCTCAAACGCTGCCGTCGCAGAGCCCAGCATTTCAGCTGCCAGGGCAATCCGCCCACGGTCGAGAACCGGCTCCAGAAGGTCCATGCCCTTGTCCGGCGCGCCAAGCACATGGCTTTCAGGCACGTGCACATCTTCCAGTGTCAGATGCGCGGCGCCATGGCTGTCGACCGTATTGAGCGACTTGACCGTCAGGCCCTTGGCATCGCGCGGGACCAGGAACAGCGTCAGGCCATGCGTGTCGCCAGCCTCACCAAATGTGCGTCCAACGACAATGAACACATCGGCATGGTGACCGTCAGAGACATATTTCTTCGCGCCGTTCAGCGTATAGCCCTGGCCGTCGCGTTCAGCTTCCGTCGCAACGCCCGCAGGGCTGTGGTGTGAGCCTTCGTCCAGCGCCAGCGCCGTCGTGACTTCACCGGAGGCGATCTTTGGCAGCCATTCCTTCTTCTGCTCTTCAGTGCCGCCCAGCAGGATGGCCGAAGCGCCCATGCAGGCGGTTTGCAGCAGAGCCGTCGCCGCCAGCGTGCGGCCTTGCGCTTCCATGACCTGGCCGAGCGCGACCATGCCCATGCCAACGCCGTCATACTCTTCCGGGATCAGCACACCGAAGAAGCCAAGCTCAGCGAGCTTCTGGCGCCCTTCAGCGTCCACCCCGTTCTTGCCGCTATCGCGCAGGCTGCGCAGATGCTTCACCGGCAGCTCATCACGGGTAAAATTCACTGCGGTATCGCGCAGCATTTCCTGGTCTTCAGTCAGTACAAAAGTCATTTCTGGTTTCCTTCAAACAGCGCGCCTTTGCCGGTCTGCGCTGGTAAATCCGATCAAGCGATGAGTGGCTACTGGTGGTCGCGCAGGCCGAGCACGCGCTTGGACACAACGTTGAGATTGATCTCGCTCGTCCCGCCTTCGATCGAATTGCCCTTCGAGCGCAGCCAGGCGCGGGTCGCCATCTTCGCGCCCTTGTCAAAGCCTTCGCCTTCCCAGCCAAGACCTTCGGTGCCGAGCGCTTCAATCATCAGCTCGAACTTGTCCTGGTTCATCTTGGCGGCAGCATATTTGATGATCGACGCGGTGTGACCAACTTCCTGACCAGCCTTTGCCTGCTCGCCAGACCGTTTCACCGTCAGGCCAAAGGCCTTGGCGTACATCATATGGTCAGAGATGCGCCCGCGAAGATCGCCGTCGAGCAGTGCGCCATCCTTATCGGTGCCGACATGGATTTTCGCATACTCTTCAAGACCAAGCATGCCCGATCCGCGCGCCGCGCCGAAGCCGGACGCAGAGATCGATGAACGCTCAAACTGAAGAAGGCGCTTGGCGATTTTCCAGCCGCCATTCACGTCGCCGACGAGCTGGTCTTTTGGCACTTTCACATCCGAGAAGAATGTCTCGCAGAAGGGCGACGAACCGGAGATCAGTTTGATCGGTCGGGTCTCGACGCCTTCGCTTTCCATATCGAACAGGATGAAGCTGATGCCTTCATGCTTGACGGTGTTGTCGGTGCGCACGAGGCAGAAGATCCAGTCAGCCTGGTCGGCATAGGAGGTCCACACCTTCTGACCATTGATCAGATAGTGGTCGCCCTTGTCCTCACATTTGGTCTGCAGACCGGCAAGGTCAGAGCCGGCACCTGGCTCGGAATAGCCCTGGCACCAGCGGGTGCGACCATGAATGATGTCCGGGATGAAGCGCTTTTTCTGCTCTTCATTGCCAAACTCCAGAAGCGCCGGGCCGAACATCCAGAGACCGAAAGAATGCAGCGGAATACGCGCATTGATACGGCCCATCTCCTGATGAAGGATTTTTGTCTGCTCACGGTCCAGTCCGCCGCCGCCCAGTTCCTTTGGCCATGTCGGCGCGGTCCAGCCCTTTTCGGCCATACGCTCCAGCCAGACTTTGGAGTCCGGGTTCTTGAACTTCTCACGGCGCCCGCCCCAGACAACCTCGTCTTCCGGTTGCGGCGTGCGCATCGATTTTGGGCAATTTTCTTCCAGCCACTCACGAACTTCCTGGCGGAAGGCTTCTGGGTCGGACGGTGTATCGTAAGGCATGGTCGGTCTCCCTCGACTGCTTATTCTGGATTTCGCGGCAAACTTTAGCGCGCCAGTTCAGCGAGGTCACGGCTTACTTTGCGATAGGCTGCTATATATTTCAGTTGTGAAGTAAATTTCAGGCGCGTGCGCTCAAAATCGCCCGAACAGGCTGTGCTCCGGGCCGGTCTGAAGACCGAACACGTTCAGCAAATGCACAATGGAGATGAAAATGCCCATGGCGCAGAACACCATGACGAAGCCCCATGGCACCTGGTTTGGCCGTCCATCTGCCCTTGGCTTCCCCATACGGCGATTGGCCTGGTAGATGCCGCCAGCCATCACAGCGATTATGATTGTCGGGATAATCCAGTCGAGCACGTGACGTCATCCAAGGTGTCATCGGGTTGATGCGGCGTCTTTGCCCAGAAGAATGGGCGCACCGCAAGTCCGTAAACCGCTTTTCCTGCAGCGATCATATGCAGGGGCCAATAGAGCGGCCGCGTCACCACCGCCAGAATGCGCATCAAGGACCATCGTCCCGGCGCCAAAAGATCCGCGAGGCCGCAGGTCAACCAGCCCGATATGAAGAGCAATAAGTCGGAGGTCGACAGGGTCCATCCCGGCGCGATCAGGCTGATCGCTACGAGCATGGTCATTGGTCCATTCAGCGCGGCGCTGGCCAGGGCACCCCCAAGCGTCAGCTGAAGGCTAAGCCATCTAACCGGCCCAAGCTCCCGCAAGAGCTGGATCGGCGCGCGCCAACACACCAGCCAGGTCTGCAGGAAGCCTTTTATCCAGCGAC contains:
- a CDS encoding thioredoxin domain-containing protein, encoding MSVVPASAQAPVKLVNFTADWCTSCKVFKPVLAVALEDFTNKDVELITVDLTHLRSGPDSKQATIEASKALLRFHKAEYLWDWYGGFTGMAVMIAADTGEPMSCVDRRYSAKQITDTLVLSGILARKAAPGRRRPDGPDCPKPLR
- a CDS encoding transglycosylase domain-containing protein; the encoded protein is MVGQNNFGSPDDRPPTYDGRDQRPERRGFGFLAGRPIVKYSLVAILLLGVIAAAGGWLYLQSLYRGIPALPTNEQLWAKGREQAIEFVDTEGVTIAIRGPRYGRAVNMETLPPHVAQAFIAAEDKRFYEHNGADTRAIIRAFWANLTSGETVSGASTITQQLIKNLVLTPEQTLKRKAQEVRLARELEKRLSKDEILELYLNRVYFGAGFYGLGAASRFYFGKTPEELTIGEASLLATLPQAPSRLALTNNMSDAKARQAYVLREMVDAGFITRQQSETAAAEQVELAEAPERDPQFGYALDAATQRINQILPTLPGDLVVTLTIDSEIQEKIDDAFATRMAEEGSKQKATQAAGMLMDKQGRILAMYGGVDYNENQFNRATQARRQPGSSFKPFVYATAIRQGLTPYDVRNDRRTTIDGWSPQNYSRVYSGPMTLSEALKDSINTVAAQLGEEVGQENIISLIKSFGVSGDFEPFPSIALGSQGMSLQDMVRAYGVFMTGGTRLDPYIIERISNSRGDVLYERPQYEPARVYDRRDAETMVAMMERVVTDGTGKRARLDGWDVAGKTGTSQSFRDAWFVGFTSQLVGGVWVGNDDDTAMSRVTGGGLPASLWHDMMEIAHEDREPTPLAGAGTLVTLSPATQRRISFYRDVGTAFAGVAGD
- a CDS encoding FMN-binding glutamate synthase family protein, coding for MHRYIPLLLAILLFVVFAWLLQVSAWFAIGLVIVGVCLALGLYDHFQTRHTLWRNFPIIGRIRWIMEALRPFFRAYLVESETEGRPFDHEQRAMVYRRAKDVSSVEPFGSQLDMDRPPYEWLSHSIAARKTEDRDPRVMVGADHCAKPYSASVYNISAMSFGALSGKAIESLNRGAAKGGFYHDTGEGGVSRYHKAGGGDLVWEIGSGYFGCRQKDGSFDAARFADVAQDDQIKMIEIKLSQGAKPGHGGVLPGAKVTEEISEARGVAVGETCVSPPSHSAFSTPLEMIEFIAQLREMSGGKPVGIKFCVGNRWEVLAVCKAAMQTGIAPDFMVVDGAEGGTGAAPVEFQDHIGTPLRQGLVFTRNALVGTGLRDRIKLAASGKQVSAFQIAASMALGADWVNSARGFMFSLGCIQARHCHDNTCPTGITTMDPGRQRGLVVPDKAERVYNFQRNTIHALMEVVGAAGCEHPSQLTPRHIMHRVTEDIAEPGHRAYKLLEPNALLHAPQDTPLGREWEMAQADSFAPAR
- a CDS encoding acyl-CoA dehydrogenase family protein: MTFVLTEDQEMLRDTAVNFTRDELPVKHLRSLRDSGKNGVDAEGRQKLAELGFFGVLIPEEYDGVGMGMVALGQVMEAQGRTLAATALLQTACMGASAILLGGTEEQKKEWLPKIASGEVTTALALDEGSHHSPAGVATEAERDGQGYTLNGAKKYVSDGHHADVFIVVGRTFGEAGDTHGLTLFLVPRDAKGLTVKSLNTVDSHGAAHLTLEDVHVPESHVLGAPDKGMDLLEPVLDRGRIALAAEMLGSATAAFELTHEYLQTRKQFGQLIGSFQSMQHRAAKMFTELELTKSCVGAALTAVDEQRNDISELASLAKARAGETVHLVSNETVQMHGGIGMTDDHDSGFYMKRARVQEALLGSASFHRDRFARINGF
- a CDS encoding acyl-CoA dehydrogenase family protein, which translates into the protein MPYDTPSDPEAFRQEVREWLEENCPKSMRTPQPEDEVVWGGRREKFKNPDSKVWLERMAEKGWTAPTWPKELGGGGLDREQTKILHQEMGRINARIPLHSFGLWMFGPALLEFGNEEQKKRFIPDIIHGRTRWCQGYSEPGAGSDLAGLQTKCEDKGDHYLINGQKVWTSYADQADWIFCLVRTDNTVKHEGISFILFDMESEGVETRPIKLISGSSPFCETFFSDVKVPKDQLVGDVNGGWKIAKRLLQFERSSISASGFGAARGSGMLGLEEYAKIHVGTDKDGALLDGDLRGRISDHMMYAKAFGLTVKRSGEQAKAGQEVGHTASIIKYAAAKMNQDKFELMIEALGTEGLGWEGEGFDKGAKMATRAWLRSKGNSIEGGTSEINLNVVSKRVLGLRDHQ